A single window of Nicotiana sylvestris chromosome 5, ASM39365v2, whole genome shotgun sequence DNA harbors:
- the LOC104219309 gene encoding KH domain-containing protein HEN4-like, whose amino-acid sequence MNHQNNHRPASKRGGGGGGGDPTTVVQPGQVNFRLLCHVNTAGGVIGNSGGVIKNLETQTGCKIRFEDPLPNCHERVINITGDSNIDKKIGISYNNSEEVEEVVEVSRAQEGLIRVYERVLQVEGNEGGAVGCRLLAIKSQIGALMGKGGAIVDGIRKSTGAKIKVLKKDQLPACAVPEEELIQIMGRTLAVKKALVPISRRLQVCLPADRTTAHVTSEGAVREQSADFLLDTKPSIPPLQRNAVNHSSVVQSLSSDVDRVLNLDADSAQRKVVFRLLCSNDAAGGVIGKGGIIVKALEKDTGASIKFSTPIAGSKDRVATISSLESREPLYSPAQVATVRVFERSLEASRVHRHIPGVGKGGSISARILVGSSEIKCLIAEWERVSSEIGLSRGVEVQLLGAEHAPNCAAENDKVVQIVGEHDSVKSALFQLTGRLREAFFSSLVSEEAVPRNYPYSSCSHGSLHEIGTSMPSQLDHSFSSLDKMDHLGFVPNLGVPHSLLQDKQSMHRSNGKTIKESMGGWKSSQGGPESGRVDENGVAKKTIVITVSGQKFSSVYGENGSNLARLKEISGAAVVLQDPGPGECDGKVIISGSPEQIQIAQSVHQAFIFL is encoded by the exons atgaaccaccaaaacaACCACCGTCCGGCGAGCAAGAGGGGCGGCGGTGGCGGAGGAGGAGATCCAACAACAGTAGTCCAACCAGGTCAAGTAAATTTCCGACTACTCTGCCACGTCAACACAGCAGGCGGAGTCATCGGAAACTCCGGCGGTGTAATTAAAAACCTCGAAACTCAAACCGGATGCAAAATCCGGTTCGAAGATCCTTTACCAAATTGCCATGAACGGGTTATAAACATCACTGGTGACTCAAATATAGATAAGAAAATAGGGATAAGCTATAATAACAGTGAAGAAGTTGAGGAGGTAGTGGAAGTTTCTAGAGCACAAGAAGGTTTGATTCGGGTTTACGAAAGGGTATTGCAGGTTGAAGGGAATGAAGGTGGGGCAGTTGGGTGTAGATTGCTCGCAATTAAAAGTCAAATTGGAGCTTTAATGGGAAAAGGTGGCGCCATTGTAGATGGTATAAGGAAAAGTACAGGTGCCAAAATTAAGGTTTTGAAAAAAGACCAGCTTCCTGCTTGTGCTGTACCTGAAGAAGAGTTGATTCAG ATAATGGGTAGAACTTTGGCCGTAAAGAAAGCATTGGTTCCCATTTCTCGGCGTCTTCAAGTTTGCTTACCAGCTGACAGAACAACAGCCCACGTTACTTCGGAAGGCGCAGTCCGTGAACAGTCTGCGGACTTTCTTCTGGATACCAAACCCTCGATACCACCGTTGCAGAGAAATGCCGTTAATCATTCTTCAGTAGTACAGTCATTATCATCAGATGTTGATAGAGTTTTGAATCTGGATGCGGACAGTGCTCAAAGAAAAGTAGTCTTTAGATTGCTTTGCTCTAATGACGCTGCTGGAGGTGTGATTGGCAAGGGTGGTATTATTGTCAAAGCTTTAGAGAAAGATACTGGAGCGTCTATAAAGTTTTCCACTCCAATTGCAGGGTCAAAAGACCGTGTTGCCACCATATCTTCGCTTGAA AGCCGGGAGCCATTATACTCACCAGCACAAGTTGCCACAGTTCGAGTGTTTGAAAGATCTTTAGAAGCTAGCCGTGTACACAGACACATACCTGGTGTGGGGAAGGGTGGTTCCATAAGTGCAAGAATCTTAGTTGGATCGAGTGAAATCAAATGCCTAATTGCTGAATGGGAAAGAGTTTCATCGGAAATAGGTTTATCGAGGGGGGTTGAAGTACAACTATTGGGTGCAGAGCACGCTCCAAACTGTGCTGCAGAGAATGATAAAGTGGTACAG ATTGTTGGCGAGCATGACAGCGTGAAGAGTGCCCTTTTTCAACTTACTGGTAGGCTGAGGGAGGccttcttttccagtttggttTCTGAAGAAGCAGTACCTAGAAATTATCCTTATTCTTCGTGCTCCCATGGAAGTCTCCATGAAATTGGTACTAGTATGCCTTCTCAGTTGGATCACAGCTTTTCTTCTCTTGATAAAATGGATCATCTTGGTTTTGTGCCAAATCTTGGTGTTCCTCATTCGTTATTACAGGACAAACAG TCCATGCATAGATCGAATGGCAAGACAATCAAAGAAAGCATGGGTGGCTGGAAGAGTTCTCAAGGTGGACCTGAAAGTGGAAG GGTGGATGAGAATGGGGTAGCAAAGAAAACCATTGTGATCACTGTTTCAGGACAAAAATTTAGTTCTGTTTATGGCGAGAATGGTTCCAATTTGGCTCGATTGAAAGAG ATCTCTGGAGCCGCAGTCGTTCTACAAGATCCAGGTCCTGGAGAATGTGATGGAAAGGTGATCATATCTGGTTCACCTGAACAGATCCAGATTGCACAGAGCGTTCATCAAGCCTTCATCTTCTTATAA
- the LOC104219310 gene encoding 1-deoxy-D-xylulose-5-phosphate synthase 2, chloroplastic — translation MAVSSGSAFKINQPTSPYLTTPRFHNLSRKKFLVKASMHGSEEHNGKMVIKKEKDSWQIDFSGEKPPTPFLDTINYPKNMKILSKLDLEQLAAEVRAEIVYSVAKTGGHLSSSLGVVDLTVALHHVFDTPDDRIIWDVGHQAYAHKILTGRRSKMHTIRKTSGLAPFPKRDESIYDAFGAGHSSTSISAGLGMAVARDLLGKNNHVISVIGDGAMTAGQAYEAMNNAGFLDTNLIVILNDNEQVSLPTATLDGPATPVGALSSALSKIQASTKFRQLRETAKSITKQIGPQAHEVAAKVDEYARGMISASCSTLFEELGLYYIGPVDGHNIEDLITILKKVKSMPAPGPVLIHIVTEKGKGYPPAEAAADKMHGVAQFDPKTGKQFKAKSPTLSYTQYFAESLIKEAEVDNKIVAIHAAMGGGTGLNYFQKQFPERCFDVGIAEQHAVTFAAGLATEGLKPFCAIYSSFLQRGYDQVVHDVDLQKLPVRFAMDRAGLVGADGPTHCGAFDVTYMACLPNMVVMAPSDEAELMHMVATAAAIDDRPSCFRFPRGNGVGALLPPNNKGIPIEVGKGRILREGERIAILGYGSIVQQCLGAADILNTHNVRVTVADARFCKPLDADLIKRLAKEHEILITVEEGSIGGFGSHVSHFLSVNSILDGPLKLRSMVLPDRYIDHGSPLDQIEAAGLSSRHISATVLTLLGRPKEALLVN, via the exons ATGGCAGTTTCTTCAGGTTCTGCATTCAAAATTAACCAGCCTACTTCACCATATTTGACGACTCCAAGATTTCACAATTTGTCAAGGAAAAAG TTTCTTGTAAAAGCTTCCATGCATGGATCAGAAGAACATAATGGAAAGATggtaataaagaaagaaaaagatagtTGGCAAATTGATTTTTCAGGAGAAAAGCCACCTACACCATTTTTGGATACAATCAATTATccaaagaatatgaaaattctatCCAAATTG gatCTTGAACAATTAGCTGCAGAAGTAAGAGCAGAGATTGTGTACTCAGTGGCAAAGACAGGAGGCCATTTGAGTTCAAGTTTAGGTGTAGTGGATTTAACTGTGGCTTTGCACCATGTTTTTGATACTCCTGATGATAGAATTATATGGGATGTTGGTCATCAG GCATATGCACATAAAATCTTGACAGGAAGGAGGTCTAAAATGCATACTATTAGAAAGACTTCAGGGCTAGCACCATTTCCTAAAAGGGATGAGAGCATCTATGATGCTTTTGGTGCAGGGCATAGTTCAACTAGCATCTCTGCTGGTCTAG GCATGGCAGTTGCGCGAGATCTTTTAGGGAAAAACAACCATGTCATTTCTGTGATTGGAGATGGAGCAATGACTGCAGGACAAGCATATGAGGCCATGAATAATGCAGGATTTCTCGACACGAATCTTATTGTCATATTAAATGATAATGAACAAGTTTCTTTACCAACTGCAACTTTAGATGGCCCTGCAACTCCAGTTGGAGCACTCAGTAGTGCCTTAAGCAAAATCCAAGCTAGTACTAAGTTTAGACAACTTCGCGAAACTGCAAAG AGCATAACAAAGCAAATTGGACCTCAAGCACATGAAGTTGCAGCTAAAGTTGATGAATATGCAAGGGGAATGATTAGTGCTTCTTGTTCAACTCTTTTTGAGGAGTTAGGATTATATTATATTGGTCCAGTAGATGGTCATAATATTGAAGATTTGATTACTATTTTAAAGAAGGTAAAATCAATGCCAGCACCAGGACCAGTTCTAATTCACATTGTAACAGAGAAAGGAAAAGGCTATCCTCCTGCTGAAGCAGCAGCTGATAAAATGCATG GGGTGGCACAGTTTGATCCAAAAACAGGAAAGCAATTTAAGGCTAAATCACCTACGCTTTCATATACTCAATACTTTGCTGAATCCCTGATTAAAGAAGCTGAAGTTGATAATAAGATTGTAGCTATACATGCTGCAATGGGTGGTGGAACTGGCCTCAATTATTTCCAGAAACAATTCCCGGAACGTTGTTTTGATGTTGGCATTGCTGAACAACATGCTGTTACCTTTGCAGCTGGTTTAGCTACAGAAGGCCTAAAACCGTTCTGTGCCATTTACTCCTCGTTCTTACAACGAGGCTATGACCAG GTGGTGCACGATGTGGATCTTCAGAAGCTACCTGTCCGGTTTGCAATGGACCGAGCTGGTTTGGTTGGTGCAGATGGTCCAACACATTGTGGAGCATTTGACGTCACATACATGGCTTGTTTACCTaatatggtagtcatggctccATCAGATGAAGCAGAGCTAATGCATATGGTTGCAACAGCAGCAGCTATTGATGATAGGCCTAGTTGTTTCAGATTTCCTAGAGGAAATGGAGTTGGTGCCCTTCTTCCTCCAAACAATAAAGGAATACCAATTGAG GTTGGTAAGGGAAGAATACTGAGAGAAGGTGAAAGGATTGCCATTCTAGGATATGGTTCCATAGTACAACAATGTTTGGGAGCTGCAGACATCCTAAATACACATAATGTAAGAGTAACAGTAGCCGATGCTCGGTTCTGCAAACCATTGGATGCTGATCTTATTAAGAGATTAGCCAAAGAACATGAAATCTTGATCACTGTTGAAGAAGGATCAATTGGAGGATTTGGCTCACATGTTTCTCACTTCCTAAGCGTAAACAGTATTTTGGATGGACCCCTTAAG TTGAGGTCAATGGTACTTCCAGATAGATACATAGATCATGGATCACCACTTGATCAGATTGAAGCAGCTGGTTTGTCATCTAGGCATATATCTGCTACAGTATTAACACTATTGGGAAGACCAAAGGAAGCTCTTCTAGTAAATTAG